atgctttttttatttagaaaagtaAAAGAATTGACAGTTTTTCTCTGGcagtaaaacaaaccaaaaaattaaaacttcAACATCTTGCGCTCTACAATGAGAATGTCCCCTCTACAAAGTAGGAAATCATAGTTTATTGGATGTGATGCAAACCGGACACCATGTTTTACTGACAACATAATAGACATGGCAGTGCTATTTGTCCTAATGCACAGATTCAATATTTGTACTCATAccagtttttttaattttcttttgtcaGGTCTGTTCACGGCATGGGACATAGccgactgtatttatatttatactgtcTCCCAAGAAATGCATTTGACGTGCGCAGCAGCATTACCAGTATGTGCActtgaaaaagcatttgaaagcagttgcTGCTCAGTCAGAAAGTGGGTGGATCTGAACGGAGTAGGTAATCAGTACTGCATTTACTGTTTTCATTAAAAATTCATTTTAGTATTGACTTGAGtcctattctatctatctatctgacggtATATTTGACTGTCTGTCTGCAAGTTCTGTAAAACCTGTGCAACCTTGCAAATGTTAAAAGTTTGGAAACCACAAATGTTGAAAAATCTGTGCTAAATGTTCAGATACATAATGTGTGATAATGATCATATAGCTCACCTGTATGATGAAAAGCTTGGGTTTTCCCACCAGTGTAGAGCAGCGGTCTCCTCTGAAGAGTCCAGTTAATTCTTTCAGATCTATAGATTTATCTGTACCATATATCTTACCATCCTCTCCATGactcaacaacacacacacaaacatggccGAATGACTGTGGTCCACCTCAGACACTGAGAGCAAAAGAGTTAATGAAATATTCCTATAATAAATGCTTGTAACATATTATTGTACAATGTATTTCTGTTCAGCTTAAGCAGCTCAACACTGTGTGAGATGTACCTTTAGTTAACAAATGTCTCATCTGTGAGACAGTTTGATCATTggcaaaatttattttgaatcccagatttgaGAAAACCTGCATTACATTACTTGCATCCACGTCTGTCCCGTTACGAACTGACATTCCtgtaacataaaaacacaaaaatatgagAATAATTGTTAAGAGTTACCCCAACTGTTTAACCTGTCAGCATTTTCCCCAACTTTATTGTCAAGGGGTTAATGTTTGCATGGTTAGCTTCAACAGTTCACCTCTGCTGGTAGATTCCATAGTTACACCATTCTGTGAGCAAAaagctacatatatatatataaattgcaaaGTATTTAATTTCACTATAGTACATGTTTTACAAGTGGATGATATTTGAGGGCTCTTAAAAGTCTGAAATTGACTTTTACATCACAGTTCTGGATAGTAGCAAGTATAAAAGGCTTGGGACGGTGTTTGTTCTTGTGGTGAGAAGGAGTCAATCGTTGTTGACAAGATGTAATTTTCCTGAGGCTACAAAGTGAATAGTCACATGGTTTTTAAGGCTCAAGTGATTGGACATCCTTGTTCTTACCTGTGCTTTTATGGAAATTCTTATTGTTGATGATGACACATTGTCCCAAGCTTGGGAACTTCATGTTGTATTGATAAGAGTCTGGCGGTGTTTTGGCATCTGCTTGATCTCCTCCATTGTCTGCGAGATGTGAActgagaaaagaagaagaaaacgttttatttataattaaaatggaAAGCATTGACAGTCATTTAAGGAAGTGTTCACTACAGCATATGCTTTCATCCAAACAGTACATGTATAACCGGTTCAGTCCCTTTAGGATCCTGAAGTTATGTGTTTTGAA
This region of Xyrauchen texanus isolate HMW12.3.18 chromosome 23, RBS_HiC_50CHRs, whole genome shotgun sequence genomic DNA includes:
- the casp3b gene encoding caspase-3b isoform X1, translating into MSKVEPKGEDCVDARPKNDQDSHLADNGGDQADAKTPPDSYQYNMKFPSLGQCVIINNKNFHKSTGMSVRNGTDVDASNVMQVFSNLGFKINFANDQTVSQMRHLLTKVSEVDHSHSAMFVCVLLSHGEDGKIYGTDKSIDLKELTGLFRGDRCSTLVGKPKLFIIQACRGSDLDSGIECDSVSDSEGTQRIPVEADFLYAYSTAPGYYSWRNCSNGSWFISSLCEMLKTYARQLEIMQIMTRVNHKVALDFQSSSNLPGFSGMKQIPCIVSMLTKELYLPK
- the casp3b gene encoding caspase-3b isoform X2 — translated: MKFPSLGQCVIINNKNFHKSTGMSVRNGTDVDASNVMQVFSNLGFKINFANDQTVSQMRHLLTKVSEVDHSHSAMFVCVLLSHGEDGKIYGTDKSIDLKELTGLFRGDRCSTLVGKPKLFIIQACRGSDLDSGIECDSVSDSEGTQRIPVEADFLYAYSTAPGYYSWRNCSNGSWFISSLCEMLKTYARQLEIMQIMTRVNHKVALDFQSSSNLPGFSGMKQIPCIVSMLTKELYLPK